CCGGTGGTGCCGACCCAGTTCGGCTTCCATATCATCCGTCGCGCGCCGCTCACCGAATCGCGGAAGCGCTACTCCGACTTCGTCAAGAACTCTCAGATCGCCTTCGTGGATTCGGCCTACTTCGCTGAACTCGACAAGGCCAACGACTTCAAGCTCGACCCGTCGGCCACGGCCAAGATCAAGGCCGCGCTCGCCGACATCGATGCCAAGCGCAACGACAAGACCACGCTGGTCTCGTACAAGGGCGGCGGCTTCACGGTGGCGGATCTGCTCAAGTGGGTCGGTGCCCTGACGGCCGATCCGGTCAAGGGACCGCAGACGCTGCAGCAGATCAAGGCGGCGCCTGATTCGCAGCTGACCGAGTTCGTGCGCCGGCTCGCGCAGAACGCGCTCGTGCTGCAGGATGCCGAGAAGAACGGAGTGCAGGTGCTGCCGGCCGAGTGGAAGACGATCAGCACCGACTTCGCCATGCAGATCGACACCATCAAGGCCTCGATGGGGCTGACGCCGGACGTGCTGGATCCGAAGGCGAGCGCCGCCGACCGCTCCAAGGCCGCCGCGCTGAAGGTGGACCAGTACTTCGACAAGCTCATCAAGGGTGAGACGAAGCTTCGCGTGTTGCCAGGCCTGCTTGCCTCGGCCCTGCGCGGCGAAGGCAAGTACAAGGTCAATGAACCCGGCATCAAGCGGGCGCTCGAGATTGCGGCGGCCAAGAAGGGCCCCGACAGCACGGCCGTGCCACCGGCGATGATCCAGCCGGCCCCGGCGGGCGCCCCGGTTCCGGGTGGTGATGCCCAGCCGGTCGCACCGGCTCCTGCCCCGAAGAAGCCGTGACCTTCCGACCCGGTCTCGCCGCGCTTGCCGTTCTCCTGATCGGGGGGGCGGCGCGACCGTTGTCGGCGCAGGATTCCACCGACGCGGTCGTCGATCGCGTCGTTGCGGTGGTGGGAGCGACACCGATTCTTCGCTCGCAACTCGACGAAGAACTCTTCTCCCGCTACCGTGCGCCCAATTCACCGCCCACCGATCCGGCGGCACTGCGCAGCGTCAAGCGGGCGCTGATCGACACACTGATCGGTTTCGAACTGATGTACCAGTCGGCGGTCAAGGACACCACGGTCAAGGTGACCGATCAGGAAGTCAATGACGCCGTGGACGC
This portion of the Gemmatimonadota bacterium genome encodes:
- a CDS encoding peptidylprolyl isomerase: MLRKTVLAASLMVALSACGAGGLGAGPDVAAKAAGQELPTQRVADILATAKGAKLTPESAEFIANLWIDYTLFAQGVANGNFTADSAMIVKSTWPALAQIRADRWHDTLIARRAKATDAQVDSTYNAGADRAIQHILIGVPPTATKAERAAAQKKINDIASQLKGGANFGALAVKNSMDGSAGDSGYMPIGPKGRFVPAFDSVAYGLAAGATSPVVPTQFGFHIIRRAPLTESRKRYSDFVKNSQIAFVDSAYFAELDKANDFKLDPSATAKIKAALADIDAKRNDKTTLVSYKGGGFTVADLLKWVGALTADPVKGPQTLQQIKAAPDSQLTEFVRRLAQNALVLQDAEKNGVQVLPAEWKTISTDFAMQIDTIKASMGLTPDVLDPKASAADRSKAAALKVDQYFDKLIKGETKLRVLPGLLASALRGEGKYKVNEPGIKRALEIAAAKKGPDSTAVPPAMIQPAPAGAPVPGGDAQPVAPAPAPKKP